GCGCGACGGAATTGAAGTGCAGGGTCATCGACATGTACAGTGCAAGAAGCGGAACGGTCATGAAGTGCGACGCGTTCATCACGCCTTGCATCCGCAACAATGCCCTGATGTCTTGTGAAAAAGTCGGACTGAGCGAACGGGTATTGGCGAGCATCTTGCATCCCTGTAACCACCGTAGTATTTTGATGGTTACGTAAACTCTGCTCTTTTGCAACACGGAGACGCGATGCCGGACCACAATCAGACAGCGCCAGGAGAGCTTGAGGACGTGCGGCGGTTCATCAACACCTGGTCGATTCCAAATGACACCCGTGAAGCAACAGACGCACTGCCCGGATTGGCTCGCGCTCCCAAAGTCTGGCACAAGGAGTTTCCGCACCGCTCCCTATCGCGAGCCGACTCTCTGGCTCGGCTGCAACGGCTACGTGATGATTTGCGCAGTGCCTGCCAAGGAGAGGCGTCCAGTAGCGAGGCACTGAACGAATGGTTCAACAGCGCTGCGCTCGGCTTGAAAGTCCGATGGGTAGGCGGCGCTTTGCAGTTGGATATCAAAGCGTCAGAAGGGAGCTTTGTTGGGTATCTCGTGGCTATAGCGGCAAAGGCCATTGCCTCGGGAGAGTGGACACGCCTGAAGACCTGTCCTGATTGCCAATGGGCTTTCTACGACCACACGCGCAATGGCAGCAAACGCTGGTGCGGTATGACAAAGGGCGGCCCAGACGGACGGGCGTGCGGCACCATTGCGAAAGTCACAGCATATCGCGCTCGTGAAGCAAGGAAGGACGGCGTTGCCTGACGTGACGCCTTCCGAGCGACGGGTATTACTCAGGCCTCGATTGGCGGCTAATTCTTATCCAGTTTGAATGTCCGCTTCAGGGAAAGCTGACTGTCCATTGTGGGTCGGTTTGGTGCGTTCGCCGTCTGTCGGGGATTGCGAGGGCGACGAGTGGGTGCAGACGGCCAGTTTAGGCCATTCGCCGAAATCCGCTCAAGGTCGCCGCGACGGCCGGGTCGATCCAAAAAGCGGACACGTACTGGCTCAGTGAGACCTCCACGCGCTGGTTTGCGGAAAGGGCATTGACGGGAGGCCGAACCGTCGGCAGTCAAAGATTACTGCCCGGCCGCAGGGCCAATCATGTCATGCGTCGCTGGCGTGACGCTGGATTCACAATGTACCGGACTGCAAAGTTGGAGATCGACGGGAAGGGAAGCAAGCATAGGCTTGAGAGGAACAGCATTCCCAGTTTCTTCCTCAGGCTCCAGAACGGATTAGCGACGACCGTATGCAGGTAATTGCCGGAATCGTTCAAAAGCCAGTGCCAACGGCTTTTGAACGGAGCACGGTAAATGCCCCTGCAGAATTGCGCTTTCTCGACAGCAAAATCGTGACAGGTCGGTGATAACACAACGCCAATCCGCTTTGCCGCAATCTGACGCAAAAGCGACCAGCGTTCAATGCACGCTTCCGATACGGTCTGATGGTCTTCAGAATTTGCGAAGCTTGCATCGCTACCGGTGCTTTGATGCACACGATAACCGCCTAGAACATAGGGGATTGTTGCAACGCGACCTTGCAGCGCCACGCCGTAGATTGCATAGAAGTCTGCGCCATAACGATTTACATCCAACTCTGGCACGGGAAATATGCGCTGCAGCGCGCTAACCTGATACACGTGACCGGACGCTGGTGGAGAAGGATATAGCCAGCCGTCGGCGAGCAGCTCACCGCATGTCTCAGACGGTTCAGAATGCGGCACGTGTGTGCCTGTTGGCCGGCCGTCTCCGTTCAGAACATCGAGGCGAAACTGAACCTTTGCGTAACCAAGGTCCAGAAGTTCTACGGCTCGCGAGACGGCCGTTGGATAAAGAAGGTCATCCGCGTCGAGCATCACCGCGTACTCGGTCTCTAACTGGGATATCGCCAGGTTGTACGCAGACCCCTGGCCACCATTCTCTTTAAAAATAGGCCGGATTCGCGAGCCGTAGCTTTCGATGACTCTGCGGGAATCATCGGTACACCCGTCGTCGATAACCATCACCCGTACGAAGGGATAATCCTGCGCGAGCGCCGAGTCGATCGCCTTGCCAATGAACTGGGCGTAGTTGAAGTTGCAGATAACAACTGTCACGTGATTCATGGCTTACGTGCCCAATTACGGGAAACATCAAAACAAACCGCCGCACCGATCGGTCCGAAGGTAACGTGTCTCCTTCAGCCGGCGTTCTGTAGCCAGCTGCCATTTGGGCACACGCCGTGATTCGGCGCGCGCGGCAGTTCTTGTCTGCTCTGTCGTTATCGAACGGTACTCGCGGCTGTCCCTGGGTGACTCGTCGTTGGCACGATGTACTGTGCTTATGTCCCGATAGAACGGGCAGGTTACAACCACCTATCCGTGCACTCGGGAGAATGGATACATCGCGTCTCCGTATCGAATGCTGGCAGACTTTCATTTCTCACGCCTGTTCGTCTCTTTTGTCCTCACCGGTGGAACCTTTGTCGCGATTGCCTCGTGACTCGCGGCGATGCCGCATTCTCAAAACGCCTCCGTTACGGACGGTGGCAGTTGATCATCGTCCCTCTATACATTTAGCAAGGGCACTACTTGCAAACCGCTAGAGGCGTCCTTGCGGACAGGGAGGGATTCATGGCTTGTGCGAACGATTCGCAGACAATCGATGCGGCGGCGGTGACGAAGGCCGCCACCGAGGAAAACGCGCGCCCTACGAGGAATATCGCCGTCGTCATGTTCGAAGGTTGCGAAGCTGCAGGCGTTGGGGCTTTTGCCGAGGTATTTGCGATCGCATGTCAACTCACGGAAAAATCATCCATGCGCTACCGATGGCGGCTGCACTTCCTGTCGCCGCTTGGCGGACTCGTCACTACACGAGCCTCATTTCGGGTGTTCACGCAAGCAGTGGACGCGACAATGTCTTGCAGCTATCACTTTGTTCTTGTCGCGGCCGGTAAAGAGCAAGGAAACGCCCTTCGCCGAAGCGGCCTTGCGGCGTGGATACAGCGGCTAAACAGGAATGCAACTCCTGTTCTCATGTTGGGGCAGCGAGCCGATTGCGAGAATAACGGCTTTCAGCCAATGACAGTCGATGCCGCAGTGGTCGTCGCGCTACGCTTGCTTGCGCGCGACGAAGCCAATGGTCTTGCATTACGCGTCGCCAGCCATTTTGAGAATACCTTGCAGTGCGCGCAATTCGGTAGCGGAGACCTCGAACACGAGCGGCCAGATGTAAAGGCTCGAATCGCTGCGGAATGGCTGGTGCGAAACAGCGCGGAGCGGCTCACGATAGATGCTGCCGCCGCATCCGTACAACTGAGCAGGCGCACGCTTTTGCGACACTTCCAGGATGAATTTGGCATGACGCCAGCCGCGTACCTGTTGCACACACGTCTGAAGCGGGCCTGTCTCCTGCTGATCGATAGCGAACTGCCGGTCGACAAGATTGCTCGGCGGGTGGGTATGGTAAGCGGTGATCGCCTCGCCAAGGTATTTCGACGAAAGATGGGAGTTTCGCCAACTTGCTACCGCATGCTGAATGGTATTTAACAGGTGCCCGTCTTGTGGCACGAGCAGGTGCGGATCAGGTTATTGCATCGGCTGACCGGTCTCAACGTTTGCGGACATGCGCCTCTTCAATTGCGTGATCTTCAACGGTCGCCCAGCTTTCGCAGGCCGACCAGAGATTGGGGGGAGAGCCTTCGGAATCGTTCTGACGGAACCGCGAACCGCAAACGACGCAGCGGTATTCAAGGTAATGGATCAGGGGGAGTTCAGCCGCGCCTCCAGCAGACGCATCGGCTCGCCGCAGTGACCCATGGGGTGCTACTGACGAGGGCATGCATGGCAAGGTTTCACATTCGAAGCACCGGGTCATCGTCCTCTCCGCTGTCGCATTGACGTGAACGATGGGGAAGCGTAGCCGATGGCCACGGCAGACGGCAGCGGAAGAAACCCCGTAATCGACGGGGAATGTCCGGATTCCTGGCATGGCGGGCGGGGATCGCTATGGAAGTTAACAGGAGCAGGATGGGCCTCAGTGCCGGCACTGCTTCGGCCACGCGAGTTCGAGTGCGGGCGCGGTCGATATGTTCGACGCTACGCTTTCGAGCCGCCCGCACGCAGCCTGGCGAACAAAGCGGTCAGGTTGTCCGAAGTATGATGCGTCGGCGGCGCGTCGATCGCTGCATGAGGATCGGGCTCACTGGCAGACTTTTCTTGCCGTTCCATCCCGCCGTTGCTACCTGAGCACGCTGCTGTCGCCGATGCCGGAGCGAACCGGCGCTGAGCGGCACTGTGCAGCGCGGGCACTGATGTCCGCAATGCATGTCTATGCGCGTGAGCGAATAGCACGGACCGACGTGCTGGAGCGCCATCGCCGTGGATTGCGCTGTTTCGCTCTCGCGGCTCTGATAACGGACTCGCAGCCGTGAGACGTATGGCGTGCAGTAGCGGCCAGTTGCTTGCAGCCGCCGCAACATCCGCGTCATGCTTGCTGTCACTCATGATGTTTTTTTGCCGTGAGGAAAACGTCGTGGTACGTCAGTGGGCACCTTTTCCTGGAACTGGTGAGTGGCTCGCGCATGCGTGGCGCATTCCCGTGGCAGATACGATTGCGCTATTCCCGCCTCGACGGGACGCGCAAACCAGAAGCCCTGAACTTCGTCGCATCCGTTGTCGACCAGAAACTGCAGTTGTTCCGGCGTTTCGACGCCTTCTGCCACGACCCGCATCCCTAACGTCTTCCCCAAGGCAAGGACCGCTTCGACGATGACCTCGTCCGCATGCGAACGGCCGATCCCGCGCACGAACGACATGTCCAGCTTGAGCCGGTCGGCCATGAAGTTCCGGATATAGGAGAGACTCGAGTAGCCGGAGCCGAAATTATCAATGGCGACCGAGACGCCGAGTTCCCGAAGCGCGCGCAACGTTCCGAGCGACCGCGGTCCCATCATGACGCCCTCGGTGATTTCCAGTTCGAGATTGTGAGGGCGAACGCCAGTCCGCTTGATCGTTTCGGCGATGACGACGGGCAGGTCGGACTGTTCGAATTGCACGGGCGACACGTTCACGGAAACAACTATGTCCGGACAGGTCTGCGCCCAGATGGCCGTCTGCCGGCAAGCCGCTCCAAGCACGCGTTCACCGATGCTGACGATCAGGCCCGTTTCTTCCGCAAGCGGGACGAACAACGAAGGGCTGACGTGGCCCTGCTCCGGGTCGTACCAGCGGACCAGGGCGTCGAATCCTGTCGTGCGTCCCGTTACGGGATTCACCCGCGGCTGGTAGACAACTGAGAACTCGTCGGCGCCAACGGCTCGCCGCAGTGCTTGCGCCATCAGTGCCCGCCTGTTGCTGTGTGATGCTATCTCCGCTTCAAACAACTGAAGGCTGTTGCGCCCGATTGCCTTTGCCCGATACATGGCCGCATCGGCATATGAAAGGAGGGCCTCGGGGTCGGTCGAGTGGTCGGGGTACACGGCGATTCCGACGCTGGCTTGCGGCACGACAAGCGTGTCGCGTACAGAGAAACCGAAGTTCAGTGCATCTTTCATTGCGCTCGCGGCAGCCACCAGGCCGTCGACTTCGCCGCGCCCAGTCTCCCGCGGTGTGTCCAAGCGAGTCGTTTATCTCCTTGAAGTTGTCGATGTCCAGAAAGACGAGAGCCAGTTTCGTGTTTTCATCGGCGGCACTCCTGAGCAGGTCGCCCTACCGAACCACCGGTTCTGTGGACGACACGACCGCGGACAGCCGCCGCGCCACTTCGCACAGCACGGCGGCGGTGCCGTCGGCGTGTTTGTGACGACGCACGCCTCCCAATCCGGCCGGTGTTGCCGGATGCGATGTAGTGTTGCAGGTCACGCCGGAAGTATTGTATATCCTCTGTAGGGCGGATCTGGTCGATCGATGTAGCCCGCAATTCGCGGCCGTACTGGCGTTGCGCAGCTGTGTTTGCGGTCAGGATCTCAAGCGAGTTGACGTCGAAGATCAGCATAGCGACGGGGTGCCGTTCGAAGTATTCCTTGAAGCGACGTTGCGCCTCGATTGCTGCGATTGTCGATGGCAGCTTCGCAAGCGCTGCACGTTGACGCGTGAGCAACGCGAAGAGCAGCAGGACGCCTCCTGCCGAGGCGACCGCCAGAGAGATCTTTTGCCTGACCAGTTGGTCCTGCGACGCGAACTGCATGTCGGCAATTCGTGCACGTTGCTCGGCGCTCCAGTTGAGCCAAGAGAACCATGAGCGAGCCGAGCGTCCTGTTCGCCTGCTGCAGAAGTGCCGGTTCGATCGGTTTCACATCGGCATCCGCGAGCGCCCAGGTTTCTTGCGGCAATATCGAGCTGTTCGGGCCACGCGGCGCTCAACCGGCGCAACTCCTGAAGTTTCTCGCGCCCGCCGCGCATGGTGGCGAGACCTTCCGCAAGGCGATCGTATGTCTTTGCCGCCGCCGCTCGCGGCTGATGGGCCAACCCTTCGGGCCGTAGCTCGCGATGCCAGCGCCATCGAGGAAATCGGGGTTCGCAGCCACGTGAAGGGTCGTAAGCCTCTCGAGATCGGACGTCACGAAAAGGGCGCCACGAAGCCGCTGTTCTTCGGCTGTACGCGACAGCTTTGCGCTAATCGAGGCGCAGATTGCGAGCTTGATTTCCGGCCTGAGTTGGCGCGCGTTGACGCCGCGCTACAGCGCGCCGGGATGAACACGACCAGTGTGCTAGTTTGCCCCATCAAGAGTCGCGATGAAGATGACCAATGAAAGAAGGAGGCCAGACGTCCCCGTCGCCCGGCCGTCCTTGAAGCGCGGTCTTAGGTGAAGCAGCGTCGACACCGTTGACCGCTTGCGATGCACGGTGAATTAAGCATCCCTCGTGCCGCCATTTGTGGACGACAGGCCAGTAAAAAAAAGCCAAGCGTCCTATAAGCGCCTGGCCTTCCAAACCGCCCTGAACGGCATCTGACCACCGCTCAGAGGGTACTGCCATGCAATCGTGCCGCGACAAAAAGGCGGGTTGTACCGGAGTGTTGGCCGGCCTGCGGAAATGCGTCGCCGGCTCAGCGCAGCCAGAAACACCCCATGATGTGATGCTCACTCGCATGCGCTATGCCTGACATGCAAAACGGCTACGAGGCGCTAGTTTTTCTCTGACACAGTGGCGGACGTCACCCGCGGGGCAAGGCTTGTCGAAAGAGAGACGGATGAGAGAGATGGTCTCTCCGCTTGCGTGACAACGGTCGGGAGGGCCGCCGGGAGCGCCTGGTTCCGGACCCCTAGTATCAGCGATACCCGATCGAACGAGCCATCTTGTCAGATTCATGATCCCATGCAACGAGCACGGTTTTTGACGCGGTGCGAAGTCACCGGCAAGCGTGGAACGGGCAGGCCGGTCGGCGCGCGCTTGGCTTGCGGGGCGACGTCGGCGACTCCGCGCCTCTCAAGTCGTGCATCAGAGACATAATGGCGACGCTTGGCAGTCTGGACATTCTCGGGAATTGGCATGGCCACGGTCGTGCGGGGCGATGTGCCGCATCCCTTGGCACCGGGCCGGACAGCCGAAGGAATTTCACGGTTCGCGCTGTCTAACGCGACTGGGCAAACGTGGAACATCGACGGTGGTTAGCCGGCGCACGCAACGTTGCGGCGTCGCATACATCGTTGCGGGCCATCACGCGAGACAGCAGCTCTTGCAGCGGTATGTCGAAATCAGCGACGGGAATGACGATTGCGGCAGCGCAACACGAAGTCTTGTCCACCAACCGTCGAGGAGTTGAACATGTATCAGAGTGTCATTGCGTTGCCCGGTGCCATCCACAACAGAGCATCCGAACGCGCCGTATGGGTCGCTGCCGAAATGACCGATCTTGCGGAGCTTTGCATCCGCACCGCCGAACGCATCGCGGAGCTCAATAATCGCGCAATACAAACGGCAATCGACGAGCAGCGCGTCGTCGCACTCGAGGCCGCCGCCGCCCGCTCGCCACTCGGCGCCTGGCGCCTGCAGACAAGCTACGCGCTCGCGGGAACTGCAAAGGTCGTTGCCTGGTGGCGGCATGTCAATGAGATCATGCTCGGAGCCGCGGCTGAAGCTGTCACCGCAGCAGAGAGCCGCGTAAACAGCAACTTCATGGCGTTGAGCAGCGCTCTAGACGAGACAGCGTCGGGTGTCGGCTCGACTGTATTGACAGGCGAGCCGGCTCACGCTGTGGGCGGCATGAAGAAGGCAGTACAGATAGTCGACACGCACGGCAAGGTCGTATCGCCGCCCCGTTCGCGGTGAATGGCGGACATCGCTCCGGCTGATACTCCGGATGAACAGCTCCGTCACGTTGAGTGATCCGCCGGGTTTTTCGCGTCGTGAGTCGAGCGCGTATCGTGCAATGCCTGGCTACGCGCCCCATGCGTAGCCATTAGCTCGACGTTAATTTGCAAAGCCATACCCGGTAGCGGCAAGGGCGCCCATGACGAGTTGAAAATACGCTGCGACTCATTCGCAACGCACGGTGAACGAAGGGCAGTAAGACGCGCGCCGGATAGCGCGCCGACTGATCGGGGCGGGGCTCGGGCCCTGTATTACAGATGTGTCCGCCGACCTTCATTTACGTACACCCCGGCACATATAAACTTCGTCAAAATTGCTGGATACACTTCGTTGAGTGAATGACAGGCGTGCTAAGGGTTGCAAAAATGCCGCGTGGTAACGTTCAAAGCAAACGCCTTTCCTACAGGCAATGTGAGATCGATTTTCAACTCGAACTGTCGCGCGGTGCGTCCTGCATAGCAAGTTGTCAGACGGACGAGAGCTCGCGCGACGAGGTCGAAAAGACTGTGCTCTGCTTTCTTGAAACGCATGGTGCGAACCGGTTCGCGATGTTTCGCGATGTGCTAGCCGTCAAGCTGTCTGCGCGCGGTCGACGTGACGCGGCAGTGTATGTCGCTTCGTATCCGGTGCCCCCACATCAGGCGATGGTCTAGCGGCACGACAACGCGATTCATGACGTCCCTCCCTGGTCCGACCTACAAGTTCGCAGTCGCCATGCAAGGAAGGTAAACAGGCTCGCCCGGATGTCACGGTACGTTAATTATCGCGGCAAATA
This genomic interval from Paraburkholderia sabiae contains the following:
- a CDS encoding CGNR zinc finger domain-containing protein; translation: MPDHNQTAPGELEDVRRFINTWSIPNDTREATDALPGLARAPKVWHKEFPHRSLSRADSLARLQRLRDDLRSACQGEASSSEALNEWFNSAALGLKVRWVGGALQLDIKASEGSFVGYLVAIAAKAIASGEWTRLKTCPDCQWAFYDHTRNGSKRWCGMTKGGPDGRACGTIAKVTAYRAREARKDGVA
- a CDS encoding glycosyltransferase family 2 protein, with the translated sequence MNHVTVVICNFNYAQFIGKAIDSALAQDYPFVRVMVIDDGCTDDSRRVIESYGSRIRPIFKENGGQGSAYNLAISQLETEYAVMLDADDLLYPTAVSRAVELLDLGYAKVQFRLDVLNGDGRPTGTHVPHSEPSETCGELLADGWLYPSPPASGHVYQVSALQRIFPVPELDVNRYGADFYAIYGVALQGRVATIPYVLGGYRVHQSTGSDASFANSEDHQTVSEACIERWSLLRQIAAKRIGVVLSPTCHDFAVEKAQFCRGIYRAPFKSRWHWLLNDSGNYLHTVVANPFWSLRKKLGMLFLSSLCLLPFPSISNFAVRYIVNPASRQRRMT
- a CDS encoding helix-turn-helix domain-containing protein, translated to MACANDSQTIDAAAVTKAATEENARPTRNIAVVMFEGCEAAGVGAFAEVFAIACQLTEKSSMRYRWRLHFLSPLGGLVTTRASFRVFTQAVDATMSCSYHFVLVAAGKEQGNALRRSGLAAWIQRLNRNATPVLMLGQRADCENNGFQPMTVDAAVVVALRLLARDEANGLALRVASHFENTLQCAQFGSGDLEHERPDVKARIAAEWLVRNSAERLTIDAAAASVQLSRRTLLRHFQDEFGMTPAAYLLHTRLKRACLLLIDSELPVDKIARRVGMVSGDRLAKVFRRKMGVSPTCYRMLNGI
- a CDS encoding putative bifunctional diguanylate cyclase/phosphodiesterase, with product MKDALNFGFSVRDTLVVPQASVGIAVYPDHSTDPEALLSYADAAMYRAKAIGRNSLQLFEAEIASHSNRRALMAQALRRAVGADEFSVVYQPRVNPVTGRTTGFDALVRWYDPEQGHVSPSLFVPLAEETGLIVSIGERVLGAACRQTAIWAQTCPDIVVSVNVSPVQFEQSDLPVVIAETIKRTGVRPHNLELEITEGVMMGPRSLGTLRALRELGVSVAIDNFGSGYSSLSYIRNFMADRLKLDMSFVRGIGRSHADEVIVEAVLALGKTLGMRVVAEGVETPEQLQFLVDNGCDEVQGFWFARPVEAGIAQSYLPRECATHARATHQFQEKVPTDVPRRFPHGKKTS
- a CDS encoding phasin family protein encodes the protein MYQSVIALPGAIHNRASERAVWVAAEMTDLAELCIRTAERIAELNNRAIQTAIDEQRVVALEAAAARSPLGAWRLQTSYALAGTAKVVAWWRHVNEIMLGAAAEAVTAAESRVNSNFMALSSALDETASGVGSTVLTGEPAHAVGGMKKAVQIVDTHGKVVSPPRSR